From a single Collimonas pratensis genomic region:
- a CDS encoding heme-copper oxidase subunit III family protein — MNSVTSPASTAEPPGRWRQLVADWSSDQRAFQVSWGKAMMWIFLLSDTFIFSCFLTGYMTVRIASTTPWPNPSLVFSLKIGGAEVPLLLIAIMTFVLISSSGTMAMAVNFAYRRERVKAALLMFATAGFGVCFVSMQVFEWSKLILQEGVRPWGNPMGAPQFGSTFFMITGFHGLHVSAGVIYLITVAVRLLKGRYDGPGGTGGNYQIVEIAGLYWHFVDLVWVFIFALFYLW, encoded by the coding sequence ATGAACAGCGTAACCTCGCCGGCTAGCACGGCAGAACCACCCGGCCGCTGGCGCCAGTTGGTGGCGGACTGGTCGTCGGACCAGCGCGCCTTCCAGGTCTCCTGGGGCAAGGCGATGATGTGGATCTTCCTGCTGTCCGACACCTTCATCTTCAGCTGCTTCCTGACTGGCTACATGACGGTGCGGATCGCCAGCACCACTCCCTGGCCCAATCCGAGCCTGGTGTTCAGCCTCAAGATCGGCGGCGCCGAAGTGCCCTTGCTGCTGATCGCCATCATGACCTTCGTCCTCATCAGCAGCAGCGGCACCATGGCGATGGCGGTCAATTTCGCCTATCGCCGCGAGCGCGTGAAGGCGGCGCTCCTGATGTTTGCCACGGCCGGCTTTGGCGTCTGTTTCGTCAGCATGCAAGTGTTCGAATGGAGCAAGCTGATCTTGCAGGAGGGCGTGCGTCCCTGGGGCAACCCGATGGGCGCGCCGCAGTTCGGTTCGACTTTTTTCATGATTACCGGCTTCCACGGCTTGCACGTGAGCGCCGGGGTAATCTACCTGATCACGGTCGCGGTGCGTTTGCTGAAAGGCCGTTATGACGGTCCCGGCGGCACGGGCGGCAACTACCAGATCGTTGAGATCGCCGGCTTGTACTGGCACTTCGTCGACCTGGTCTGGGTTTTCATTTTTGCCTTGTTTTATCTCTGGTAG
- a CDS encoding tryptophan--tRNA ligase → MYPDRVVSGMRPTGALHLGHYHGALKNWVRLQAELPCLFFVADWHALTTHYDDPSVIETSVWDMVVDWLAAGVDPSQATLFIQSKVPEHAELHLLLSMATPLGWLERVPTYKDQQEKLADRDLATYGFLGYPLLQAADVLIYRASQVPVGDDQVPHIEMMREIARRFNHLYGKEKGFEEKAQEAVKKLGSKRAKLYNELRTQFQQQGSENALEQAKAMLDDAQNLSMIDRERLFGFLEGSRKLILSEPQALLTESSRLPGLDGQKMSKSYGNAIALREEKDVVSKKVRTMPTDPARVRRTDPGDPDKCPVWQFHVVYSDDATREWAAKGCRSAGIGCLECKQPVIDAIIREQEPMHERAQQYLDDPSLVRAIVADGCDHARKLAQDTMRDVREAMGLGYS, encoded by the coding sequence ATGTATCCTGATCGTGTTGTCTCTGGCATGCGCCCGACCGGCGCCCTGCATCTTGGCCATTATCACGGTGCGCTGAAGAACTGGGTAAGGCTGCAAGCCGAATTGCCTTGCCTGTTTTTCGTCGCCGACTGGCATGCGCTGACCACGCATTACGACGATCCCAGCGTGATTGAAACCAGCGTCTGGGACATGGTGGTCGACTGGCTGGCGGCCGGCGTCGATCCGTCGCAGGCGACCCTGTTTATCCAGTCCAAGGTGCCGGAACACGCCGAATTGCATTTGCTGCTGTCGATGGCGACGCCGCTGGGCTGGCTGGAGCGGGTGCCGACCTACAAGGACCAGCAGGAAAAACTGGCTGACCGCGACCTTGCCACTTACGGCTTCCTTGGCTATCCGCTGCTGCAGGCGGCCGACGTCCTGATCTATCGCGCCAGCCAGGTGCCGGTGGGCGACGACCAGGTGCCGCATATCGAAATGATGCGCGAGATCGCGCGCCGCTTCAATCATCTGTACGGCAAAGAAAAGGGCTTTGAGGAAAAGGCCCAGGAAGCGGTCAAGAAGCTGGGCAGCAAGCGCGCCAAGCTGTACAACGAGTTACGCACCCAGTTCCAGCAGCAAGGCAGCGAGAACGCGCTGGAGCAGGCCAAGGCCATGCTGGACGATGCCCAGAACCTGTCGATGATAGACCGCGAGCGCCTGTTCGGCTTCCTCGAAGGCAGCCGCAAGCTGATCCTGTCGGAACCGCAGGCGCTGCTGACGGAGTCTTCGCGCCTGCCGGGGCTGGATGGCCAGAAGATGTCCAAGAGTTATGGCAATGCCATCGCCTTGCGTGAAGAAAAAGATGTGGTCAGCAAGAAGGTGCGCACCATGCCGACCGACCCGGCGCGCGTGCGCCGCACCGATCCGGGCGATCCCGACAAGTGTCCGGTATGGCAGTTCCACGTCGTGTATTCCGACGACGCCACCCGCGAGTGGGCGGCGAAGGGCTGCCGCAGCGCCGGCATCGGCTGCCTCGAATGCAAGCAGCCGGTGATCGACGCCATCATCCGCGAGCAGGAGCCGATGCACGAGCGCGCCCAGCAATACCTGGACGATCCGTCGCTGGTGCGGGCCATCGTGGCGGACGGCTGCGACCATGCGCGCAAGCTGGCGCAGGACACCATGCGCGACGTGCGCGAAGCGATGGGCTTGGGCTATAGCTAA
- a CDS encoding acyltransferase family protein, with translation MTRRLASVDALRGCTVAAMLLVNDPGDWGHVYAPLEHSAWHGCTPTDLVFPFFLFLVGLSCALGIEPRAAQVGQRAALTRAALLRALRIVALGLAINVLAWLIMPGVHLRAPGVLQRIGLCFAATALFAIHTRPRTQWAAIVAILLGYWGSLALGGSLEPWVNLASRSDSAIFGPLVYQIDPLSGRGHDPEGLLATLPSLATCLLGLCAGRWLREDKLKPLLTGAMAAIALSAVWSLALPLNKNLWTSSFALWCGGWAALATLLFHWLIDRRGWPAVGRRFGVNAIAAYAGSELMQILLPGLGWQEALYQRGFAGWITPLAGPHIASLAFAVAFVALWWLIVYAMDKRRWYLKL, from the coding sequence ATGACGCGCCGCCTGGCGTCGGTCGACGCATTGCGCGGCTGCACCGTGGCGGCGATGCTGCTGGTGAACGACCCGGGCGACTGGGGCCACGTCTACGCACCACTCGAGCATTCGGCCTGGCACGGTTGCACCCCGACCGACCTGGTATTTCCGTTTTTCCTGTTCCTGGTCGGCCTCTCCTGCGCCCTCGGCATCGAACCTCGCGCCGCGCAAGTCGGCCAGCGGGCGGCATTGACACGGGCAGCGCTGCTGCGAGCCCTGCGCATCGTGGCGCTGGGGCTGGCGATCAATGTCCTGGCCTGGCTGATCATGCCGGGCGTGCACCTGCGTGCGCCGGGGGTGCTGCAACGGATCGGGCTATGCTTTGCCGCTACCGCATTGTTTGCGATCCATACCCGGCCGCGTACGCAGTGGGCTGCGATTGTCGCCATCCTGCTGGGTTACTGGGGCTCGCTGGCGCTGGGCGGCTCGCTGGAGCCTTGGGTCAACCTGGCCAGCCGCAGCGACAGCGCCATCTTCGGTCCGCTGGTGTATCAGATCGACCCACTCAGCGGCCGCGGCCATGATCCGGAAGGCTTGCTCGCCACCCTGCCGTCGCTGGCCACTTGCCTGCTCGGCCTGTGCGCCGGCCGCTGGCTGCGTGAAGACAAACTCAAACCGCTGCTCACCGGCGCCATGGCCGCCATCGCGCTGAGCGCAGTGTGGTCGCTGGCGCTGCCGCTCAACAAGAATCTGTGGACGTCGTCGTTCGCGCTGTGGTGTGGCGGCTGGGCTGCGTTGGCGACGCTACTGTTCCACTGGCTGATCGACCGGCGCGGCTGGCCGGCGGTGGGGCGCCGTTTCGGTGTCAATGCGATTGCCGCTTACGCGGGTTCTGAGCTGATGCAGATCCTGCTGCCCGGCCTGGGCTGGCAGGAAGCGCTTTACCAGCGCGGGTTCGCCGGCTGGATCACGCCGCTGGCCGGACCGCATATTGCATCGCTGGCGTTTGCCGTGGCTTTTGTCGCCCTCTGGTGGCTGATTGTCTATGCGATGGATAAACGGCGATGGTACCTCAAGCTGTAG
- the htpX gene encoding protease HtpX, with product MKRIFLFLATNIAVMLVMSVVLSLLGVDRFLTRAGLNLPMLMVFSLVVGFTGSIFSLLISKQMAKWSTGARVITSPANSTEMWLVDTVGKLAQRAGIGMPEVAVYQGEANAFATGAFKNSALVAVSTGLLESMTKEEVEAVLGHEIAHIANGDMVTMTLIQGVVNTFVVFLSRVIGYAVDRALSRGNNDGPGIGYMATVLVSQIVLGIGASMIVAWFSRHREFRADAGSAKLLGSALPMQKALARLGGIEPAALPESMAALGINDKPGFMALFSSHPPIEQRIAALRNPQVTAL from the coding sequence ATGAAACGTATTTTCTTGTTCCTGGCCACCAATATCGCAGTGATGCTCGTCATGAGCGTCGTGCTGTCGTTGCTGGGCGTGGACCGTTTCCTGACTCGCGCCGGCCTCAACCTGCCGATGCTGATGGTGTTTTCGCTGGTGGTCGGCTTCACCGGCTCGATCTTTTCGCTACTGATCAGCAAGCAGATGGCGAAATGGTCGACTGGCGCCCGGGTGATCACATCGCCTGCGAATTCGACCGAAATGTGGCTGGTGGACACGGTCGGCAAGCTGGCGCAGCGCGCCGGCATCGGCATGCCCGAAGTGGCAGTGTATCAGGGTGAGGCCAATGCGTTCGCCACCGGTGCGTTCAAGAACTCGGCGCTGGTTGCCGTATCGACCGGTTTGCTGGAGAGCATGACCAAGGAAGAAGTCGAAGCCGTGCTGGGCCATGAAATCGCTCACATCGCCAATGGCGACATGGTCACCATGACTCTGATCCAGGGCGTGGTCAACACTTTTGTGGTGTTCCTGTCGCGCGTCATCGGTTATGCTGTCGACCGCGCCTTGTCGCGTGGCAATAACGATGGCCCTGGCATCGGTTATATGGCGACTGTGCTGGTGTCGCAGATTGTGCTGGGTATCGGCGCCTCGATGATCGTGGCCTGGTTCTCGCGCCATCGCGAATTCCGCGCCGACGCCGGCTCCGCCAAGTTGCTGGGCAGCGCCTTGCCGATGCAAAAGGCGCTGGCGCGCTTGGGCGGCATTGAGCCGGCGGCCTTGCCGGAATCGATGGCAGCCCTGGGCATCAACGACAAGCCGGGCTTCATGGCGCTGTTTTCCAGTCACCCGCCGATCGAACAACGCATTGCAGCCTTGCGTAATCCGCAAGTCACCGCACTGTAA
- a CDS encoding glutathione S-transferase, translating into MKPILFTFRRCPYAIRARLAVKVSGVEVEMHEVSLRNKPQAMLDLSPKGTVPVLALADGAVLEQSLDIMQWALAHSDPEQWLSTDPDTMRQAQELIAQNDGVFKGFLDRYKYPERFPEYPATHYRAQGEAVLAQLDGHIAARGFLNGNKRSLADMAIFPFVRQFVAVDAEWFYASRYQSLAGWLDGLLASPLFESVMQK; encoded by the coding sequence TTGAAGCCGATCCTATTCACCTTCCGCCGCTGTCCCTATGCCATCCGCGCCCGTCTTGCCGTCAAGGTCAGCGGCGTCGAGGTCGAGATGCATGAAGTCAGCCTGAGGAACAAGCCGCAAGCCATGCTGGATCTGTCGCCCAAGGGGACGGTGCCGGTACTGGCATTGGCGGACGGCGCCGTGCTCGAGCAAAGCCTGGACATCATGCAATGGGCGCTGGCGCATAGCGATCCGGAACAATGGCTGAGCACGGATCCCGACACGATGCGGCAGGCGCAGGAACTGATCGCGCAGAACGATGGCGTCTTCAAGGGTTTCCTGGACCGCTACAAATACCCGGAGCGCTTCCCGGAATATCCTGCTACCCACTACCGTGCGCAGGGGGAAGCTGTCCTGGCGCAGCTGGATGGACATATCGCCGCCCGCGGTTTCCTCAACGGGAACAAGAGGAGCCTGGCCGACATGGCGATTTTCCCGTTCGTGCGGCAATTCGTGGCGGTCGATGCCGAGTGGTTTTATGCCAGCCGCTACCAGAGCCTGGCCGGCTGGCTGGACGGCTTGCTGGCATCGCCGCTATTCGAATCCGTGATGCAAAAGTGA
- a CDS encoding site-2 protease family protein: MNSDLIQTIAVYALPLLFAITLHEAAHAYAAKYFGDSTAYMLGRMSLNPIKHIDPFGTVLIPLLLALSPIPFLFGYAKPVPINFGQLRKPKRDMAWVALAGPAANLVMALAWLVLFQVLSQFFGAQEFFVLMARAGVLVNLALFAFNLFPIPPLDGGRILTSLLPNKYAYQFAKIEPYGFFIVLGLLFIKIGDVPLLYWWVNPVRSFALDLLQFITLPLSFLFR; the protein is encoded by the coding sequence ATGAATAGTGATCTTATCCAAACCATCGCAGTATATGCCCTGCCTTTACTGTTTGCCATAACGCTGCATGAAGCTGCGCATGCTTACGCCGCCAAGTATTTTGGGGATTCTACTGCCTACATGTTGGGGCGTATGAGTCTCAATCCGATCAAGCACATCGATCCGTTCGGCACCGTACTGATCCCATTGCTGCTGGCACTTTCCCCGATCCCCTTCCTGTTTGGCTACGCTAAACCGGTACCGATCAATTTCGGACAATTGCGAAAGCCGAAGCGCGACATGGCTTGGGTGGCGCTGGCAGGTCCTGCTGCTAATCTTGTCATGGCGCTGGCATGGCTTGTGCTGTTCCAGGTGTTGTCCCAATTTTTTGGCGCGCAAGAGTTCTTTGTGTTGATGGCCAGAGCAGGTGTTTTGGTCAATCTGGCGCTGTTTGCTTTTAATTTGTTTCCGATTCCGCCGCTGGATGGCGGCCGTATTCTGACGAGCCTGCTGCCGAATAAATATGCCTATCAGTTTGCGAAAATCGAGCCATATGGTTTTTTTATTGTACTGGGTTTGCTTTTCATTAAAATTGGCGATGTACCGCTATTGTACTGGTGGGTCAATCCTGTTCGTTCATTTGCGCTAGACCTGCTGCAATTCATTACGTTGCCACTTTCCTTTTTATTCCGATAA
- a CDS encoding class I SAM-dependent methyltransferase, with the protein MNTLADTASSPISPWISRFGRLLPAGAVLDLACGTGRHALWLASLSQNLSVLAVDRNPAALAEIDAVGVATLQADLESGDGEALAQLFRPHRFSGVVVTNYLHRPLFPLILDSIAAQGVLLYETFAAGNEHFGKPSNPDFLLQPGELLALLAADGGSRWHVLAYEDGFVEQPKAAMVQRICAIKRANGVASTRRIA; encoded by the coding sequence ATGAACACCTTGGCTGATACCGCATCTAGTCCCATCTCGCCCTGGATCAGCCGCTTCGGCCGCCTGTTGCCGGCCGGCGCCGTATTGGACCTGGCTTGTGGCACCGGCCGCCATGCCCTGTGGCTGGCCAGCCTGAGCCAGAATCTGAGCGTGCTGGCGGTCGACCGCAATCCGGCCGCGCTGGCCGAGATCGATGCGGTTGGCGTCGCCACCCTCCAGGCCGACTTGGAAAGCGGCGACGGCGAAGCGCTGGCGCAGCTGTTCCGGCCGCATCGTTTCAGCGGCGTGGTGGTCACCAATTACCTGCACCGCCCCTTGTTTCCGCTGATTCTGGACAGCATCGCGGCGCAGGGCGTTTTACTCTACGAAACATTCGCTGCCGGCAATGAGCACTTTGGCAAGCCTTCCAATCCCGATTTTCTGCTGCAGCCGGGCGAGCTGTTGGCCCTGCTGGCGGCTGATGGCGGCAGCCGCTGGCATGTGCTGGCCTATGAGGACGGCTTCGTGGAGCAGCCGAAGGCGGCCATGGTGCAGCGCATTTGCGCCATCAAGCGGGCCAATGGCGTCGCTTCGACGCGGCGCATCGCCTGA
- a CDS encoding cytochrome c oxidase subunit 3, with product MNQAAILKSAGGGYGKPAADNTLERRYAAISVALWLFMAVASALFLLFIAAYIMRMDGADWSPLAMPWQLWLSSAILVFASVLLQFAVAAAGSHQMERARSLLLLAGTGSIAFLGAQLWGWQALQAIHVTASGNPAGSFFYLLTAMHALHVAGGLVGWGMAAAGPWRREPRRLAWRIRLCARYWHFLLAVWLLLFAALGWLTPDFVRMVCGTR from the coding sequence ATGAACCAGGCTGCCATCTTGAAAAGCGCGGGCGGCGGCTACGGCAAGCCCGCCGCGGACAATACGCTGGAACGTCGCTACGCCGCCATCAGCGTTGCCCTGTGGCTGTTCATGGCGGTCGCCAGCGCCTTGTTCCTGCTGTTCATCGCCGCCTACATCATGCGCATGGACGGCGCCGACTGGTCGCCGCTGGCGATGCCTTGGCAGCTCTGGCTGAGCAGCGCGATACTGGTGTTCGCCAGCGTGCTGTTGCAATTTGCAGTGGCTGCCGCCGGCAGCCACCAGATGGAGCGCGCCCGCAGCCTGCTGTTGCTGGCGGGCACCGGCAGCATCGCCTTCCTCGGCGCCCAGCTGTGGGGCTGGCAGGCGCTGCAGGCGATCCACGTGACGGCCAGCGGCAATCCGGCCGGCAGCTTCTTTTATCTGCTGACAGCCATGCACGCCTTGCATGTGGCCGGCGGCCTGGTCGGCTGGGGCATGGCGGCGGCTGGTCCCTGGCGCCGGGAGCCGCGCCGTCTGGCCTGGCGTATCCGCCTGTGCGCGCGTTACTGGCACTTCTTGCTGGCGGTCTGGCTGCTGCTGTTTGCCGCATTGGGCTGGCTGACGCCGGACTTTGTGCGCATGGTGTGCGGCACTCGTTGA
- the bamC gene encoding outer membrane protein assembly factor BamC, protein MTIRKNIPSTQFSFPQRGIVIALALAGLAGCSSINSVLEPDRIDYKSAGKVTAPKLDIPPDLTQLQRENRYAIPDTNAGTATASGYNLEQGARPAAASAAVAPNAAPDMHIERDGSQRWLVVNATPDSLWPKVKDFWQDSGFLINIENPETGVMETDWAENRAKIPQDFVRNTLGKVFDSLYSTGERDKFRTRLERGPNGTTEIYISHRGAEEVLSGAQKESSIWTSRPADPQLEAEFLSRLMGRLGADEVKAKAAVANTPSLNARSKLVKNAAGDFVQVDEGFDRAWRRVGLALDRVGFTVEDRDRTQGVYFVRYVDQDADAKDKKSDKGFFAKIFSSSDSDKAKNAASYRIAVKGSDAGSQVTVLNKDGKPELSKTSDKILALLNEQLK, encoded by the coding sequence ATGACTATTCGCAAGAACATTCCATCGACTCAATTCAGTTTCCCGCAACGTGGCATTGTTATCGCTTTGGCGCTGGCCGGTCTGGCAGGATGCTCTTCGATCAATTCGGTGCTTGAACCGGATCGTATCGATTACAAAAGCGCAGGCAAGGTAACGGCGCCGAAGCTGGACATCCCGCCCGACCTGACCCAGCTGCAGCGTGAAAACCGTTATGCCATCCCTGACACGAATGCAGGTACTGCCACGGCTTCCGGCTACAACCTGGAGCAGGGTGCGCGTCCCGCCGCGGCATCCGCGGCTGTCGCGCCGAATGCGGCGCCGGACATGCACATCGAACGCGACGGTTCGCAGCGCTGGCTGGTGGTCAACGCAACGCCTGACAGCCTGTGGCCGAAGGTCAAGGATTTCTGGCAGGATTCGGGCTTCCTGATCAATATCGAAAATCCGGAAACCGGCGTGATGGAAACCGACTGGGCTGAAAACCGCGCCAAGATTCCGCAGGATTTCGTTCGCAACACCCTGGGCAAGGTTTTCGATTCGCTGTACTCGACAGGTGAGCGCGACAAGTTCCGCACCCGCCTGGAACGTGGTCCGAACGGCACGACCGAAATCTACATCAGCCACCGCGGCGCCGAAGAAGTCTTGTCCGGCGCGCAAAAAGAATCCAGCATCTGGACCTCGCGTCCTGCCGATCCGCAACTGGAAGCAGAATTCCTGTCGCGCCTGATGGGCCGTCTGGGTGCCGATGAAGTCAAGGCCAAGGCAGCTGTCGCCAATACACCATCGCTGAACGCGCGTTCCAAGCTGGTCAAGAACGCCGCCGGCGATTTTGTCCAGGTCGATGAAGGCTTCGACCGCGCATGGCGCCGTGTCGGTCTGGCGCTGGACCGCGTCGGCTTTACCGTGGAAGACCGCGACCGTACGCAAGGCGTGTACTTCGTGCGTTATGTTGACCAGGATGCGGATGCCAAAGACAAGAAATCGGACAAGGGTTTCTTCGCCAAGATATTCAGCAGCTCGGACAGCGACAAGGCGAAGAATGCAGCCAGCTACCGCATCGCAGTCAAGGGTTCGGACGCCGGCAGCCAGGTCACCGTGCTGAACAAGGACGGCAAGCCGGAGCTGTCGAAGACATCCGACAAGATCCTGGCATTGCTGAATGAGCAGTTGAAGTAA
- a CDS encoding cytochrome C oxidase subunit IV family protein gives MTSTTGQQHPISLYLKIWGLLFVLSTLSYLVDYFNFHGYLRWTLIIVLMLMKAGLIVAFFMHMAWERLALVFAILLPPLCLLVLVGLMATEADYTFLTRLLFFR, from the coding sequence ATGACTTCCACCACAGGACAACAACATCCGATCAGCCTCTACCTGAAGATATGGGGGCTGCTGTTCGTGCTCAGCACGCTGTCTTACCTGGTCGACTATTTCAACTTCCACGGCTACCTGCGCTGGACCCTGATCATTGTCCTGATGCTGATGAAGGCCGGCCTGATCGTCGCCTTCTTCATGCACATGGCCTGGGAACGGCTGGCGCTGGTGTTCGCCATCCTGTTGCCGCCGCTGTGCCTGCTGGTGCTGGTGGGATTGATGGCGACCGAAGCCGACTACACCTTCCTCACCAGGCTGCTGTTCTTCCGTTGA
- the dapA gene encoding 4-hydroxy-tetrahydrodipicolinate synthase, with protein MIKGSIVAIVTPMHTDGSLDLPGLRKLIDWHIAEGTDAIVIVGTSGESPTVTVEEHCALIKLAVDHAAKRIPIIAGSGGNSTAEAIQLTRFAKEAGADASLQVVPYYNRPTQEGMYQHFKKIAESVDLPIILYNVPGRTVADMSNETILRLAQVPGIIGVKDATGNIGRGSDLIRLAPPEFAVYSGDDATAMALMFCGGKGNISVTANVAPRDMHLLCVAAMNGNVAEAVKLNNKLLPLHNKLFVEPNPLPVKWALTEMGMMADGIRLPLVPLAAEYHETVRAALREAGVLQ; from the coding sequence ATGATCAAGGGCAGCATTGTTGCAATCGTTACTCCCATGCATACCGACGGCAGTCTCGACTTGCCGGGTTTGCGCAAACTGATTGACTGGCACATTGCCGAAGGCACCGATGCGATCGTCATCGTCGGCACTTCGGGCGAGTCGCCGACTGTCACGGTTGAAGAGCATTGCGCCCTGATCAAGCTGGCGGTCGACCACGCCGCCAAGCGCATCCCTATCATTGCCGGCAGCGGCGGTAACTCCACCGCGGAAGCGATCCAGCTGACCCGTTTCGCCAAGGAAGCCGGCGCCGATGCCTCGCTGCAGGTTGTGCCTTACTACAACCGGCCGACGCAAGAGGGCATGTACCAGCATTTCAAGAAGATCGCCGAATCGGTTGACCTGCCTATCATCCTGTACAACGTCCCTGGCCGCACCGTTGCCGACATGAGCAACGAAACCATCCTGCGCCTGGCGCAGGTGCCGGGAATTATCGGCGTCAAGGATGCTACCGGCAATATCGGCCGCGGTTCCGACCTGATCCGCCTGGCGCCGCCTGAGTTTGCCGTCTATTCCGGCGACGACGCCACCGCGATGGCGCTGATGTTCTGCGGCGGCAAGGGCAATATTTCCGTCACCGCCAACGTCGCTCCGCGCGATATGCATCTGCTGTGTGTGGCGGCAATGAACGGAAACGTCGCGGAAGCTGTCAAATTGAACAACAAGCTTTTGCCTCTGCATAACAAGTTGTTTGTGGAGCCTAATCCTTTGCCCGTGAAATGGGCGCTCACCGAGATGGGCATGATGGCGGACGGTATCCGTTTGCCGTTGGTGCCGCTGGCAGCCGAATATCATGAAACCGTCCGCGCGGCGTTGCGTGAAGCGGGTGTATTACAATAA
- a CDS encoding SLC13 family permease: protein MSNVPEPDHAPSFFHKICQPFLHDRLMHLLLLAAILLSFLSPNPPAQYPGWVDWNTIATLAGMLLLTKGIETSGYLDHIGRMVINHLGQQRALALFLVTASALLSTVLTNDIALFIVVPLTVGLSGIGGLPIGRLVIFEALAVNAGSLLTPIGNPQNILLWQRSHLSFAGFSWQMAPLALAVFLLLLLATWLCFPGKTIHAELEDQPGAYRTGLLRTCALLYIAFLASVELGHPGWGLLGVAAAALLFCRELIAKVDWSLILVFILMFIDIRLLTQLDVIQGWVAAIPHFSRLELFLSALLGSQLISNVPATILLVNYSDAYKVIAYGVNAGGFGLAIGSMANIIALRMAPERHLWLRFHLYSFPFLLLSGLIAWGLLA from the coding sequence ATGTCTAACGTCCCAGAACCCGATCACGCTCCCTCATTCTTTCACAAAATCTGCCAGCCGTTCCTGCACGACCGCCTGATGCACCTGTTGCTGCTTGCGGCGATCCTGCTCTCGTTTTTATCGCCCAATCCGCCCGCACAGTATCCCGGCTGGGTCGACTGGAATACCATCGCTACCCTGGCCGGCATGCTGCTGCTGACCAAGGGTATCGAAACCAGCGGCTACCTCGATCACATAGGCCGGATGGTCATCAACCATCTCGGCCAGCAGCGCGCGCTGGCCTTGTTCCTGGTGACGGCATCGGCCTTGCTGTCGACCGTGCTGACCAACGACATCGCCCTGTTCATCGTAGTGCCGCTGACGGTCGGCCTGAGCGGCATCGGCGGCTTGCCGATCGGCCGCCTGGTGATCTTCGAAGCGCTGGCGGTGAATGCCGGTTCGCTGCTGACGCCGATCGGCAATCCGCAAAACATCCTGTTGTGGCAGCGCTCGCATCTGTCGTTCGCCGGCTTCAGCTGGCAGATGGCGCCGCTGGCGTTGGCAGTGTTCCTGCTGTTGCTGCTGGCGACCTGGCTGTGTTTTCCCGGCAAGACTATACATGCTGAACTGGAGGACCAGCCCGGCGCTTACCGCACAGGGCTGTTGCGCACTTGCGCCCTGCTTTACATCGCCTTCCTGGCTAGCGTGGAACTGGGACATCCCGGCTGGGGCTTGCTCGGCGTGGCAGCCGCGGCCCTGCTGTTTTGCCGCGAGCTGATCGCCAAGGTCGACTGGAGCCTGATCCTGGTCTTCATCCTGATGTTCATCGACATCCGTTTGCTGACGCAGCTCGATGTCATCCAGGGCTGGGTCGCGGCCATCCCGCATTTCTCGCGACTGGAACTGTTCCTGTCCGCCCTGCTCGGCTCGCAGCTGATCAGCAATGTGCCGGCGACCATCTTGCTGGTCAATTATTCCGACGCCTACAAGGTGATTGCCTACGGCGTCAACGCCGGCGGCTTCGGCCTGGCGATCGGCTCGATGGCCAACATCATCGCCCTGCGCATGGCGCCGGAGCGCCATCTGTGGCTGCGCTTCCATCTGTATTCGTTTCCATTCCTGCTGCTGTCGGGCCTGATTGCCTGGGGCTTGCTGGCTTAG